GCCGTTCGGACAGCGCTTGATGCGAAATGCCGAGTTCGTCGGCGAGCTCGCTCTGTTCGGTCTCACGAGGCACCTGATAGTAACCTTCAACGAGAGCGGTGCTAAGCGCTTCAAACTGTGGCTCTGTAAGCCCATAGAAGCCAGCAGGTTCGCCTTCCATCTCCCGGATAGCAGTCACCTCAAAGGTAAGACCCTCTTCATCGACGAAGTTAGTCGTCTTCGTCAGAGCGTCGCGATCAGGGTAGAGCACGCGGAGATACCAGCGTCCATCAGTTCCGTATGCGTCCGTGATCGTCGCACTGGAGTTCGTCAGCATCTGGAGAACGACTTGCACTTCAGAAACCCATTCCATGCGATACAAGTGTTCGTTGTCGAACGACGACAACAGCGTGAGATCTCGGATGCTAGGATCGTTCTCGAAGGCGGTTGTGATGGCTTCACGGTCGGCGTTGCGAATCCACACGAGCGGCATAGCTGCTTCGTCGCCGCTCTGCACGACGCGTTCGACTTCGAATTCAACATCCGGTAGTGAACTCAACGCCTCGTAGAGCGCGAACTCCTCGGCTGGGATCTCGCCTCGAACAACACATGCACTGGACATGCAGAGTACTCGTGGTCAACAGGCAAAAGGGTTGATTAGATCTCCCACCTCACGATCGAATCGCGATAGTGACTATAACAGTACTTCTACGTGGTCACTCTGAATCTTGCTGTTTGAGGTAGATCGCGAACCCAATCATCGTGGGCGGCCACAGTCCCACAAACATTCCACGTTGCTGATTATCTCGGATGTAGTATTCGTACAATGCGAGTGCTACTGAACCAAGAGCAGCAAACGCGAGATACGGCGCACCTGACTCTTCCGGCATCGCTTCTGATTCGGACATACAGACTATATCGATCTGCTTCACACTTATGTCACTGGCTTGCAACAGCAAGTAATAGCACGATACAAGAGACAGCGATTGTCACAAAACTCGTGTGTACAGTGCAGCCAGTGATAACGGGGTACACAAGAGGACTTTTACATAGAAACAGATCAGCGAAGAAACGCTACTTTCTTAGTGCACGGTTCGGTCTGCGTTCGGTGACTTACAGAAAATCGAAAGAGTAACAAAACATCTATATTTCTAGATGCTCGAAAGAAACTCTACGAAATCGTGCGACGCTTGTTGCCCAGTTCGATATCAGCTCATTCCCGAATGGCTATTTGTTGAGAGTTGGGTCCTGAATTTCCTCAGCGTCCTCAGCAATCCGGACACGTGCGTCTGGGTGCTGGTCGGGGCCTTCAACGATTTCTCCACGATCTCTGAGTTCTTCTATACCAGCTTTAACCGCGTCAGGATCAGCCTGTCCGATTACGGCAACGATATCAATGAGTTTGCTCTCGGGGACGCCATACCCGGTTCCACGGGGGCCGAAGACTTCGAAGTCTTCGGCATCGTCACGCAGAAACCGAACGTATTCGCGAATATTCGTTGATCCCGAGAGCGCACCATGCCAGGATGCCGGATAGACACTTATCCGGTTGTTGCCGAGAGAGTAGATAGTATTGCTATCAACCCATGTTTCAATGTCAGTGGTCCGCGCATCTACTGTTTCATCAAATGCCCCGCTGTTGAAGCTCTCTTCTGCACCATTAGCTAACGCTTCCGAGTACTGTGCTACTGTCTCTCTACTCACCCCCATTTCTCTATTTGGATGGTATATCTCAACTAACTCGACGAGTTCCTCAGCGAGAAGGTTCTGGCTTCTGCTCTCAGCCTCTGAGACGATTCTCTCGTTGATTTTGGTCATTACCTTGCGTATGGCTGCAACGCGAATAAGCAGTCGGGTAGTGGCTCTCATGACCGATAGCTGATCTGAAAATGTTGAACGGATCCGCAGAAC
This genomic interval from Halococcus sediminicola contains the following:
- a CDS encoding helix-turn-helix domain-containing protein; this encodes MSSACVVRGEIPAEEFALYEALSSLPDVEFEVERVVQSGDEAAMPLVWIRNADREAITTAFENDPSIRDLTLLSSFDNEHLYRMEWVSEVQVVLQMLTNSSATITDAYGTDGRWYLRVLYPDRDALTKTTNFVDEEGLTFEVTAIREMEGEPAGFYGLTEPQFEALSTALVEGYYQVPRETEQSELADELGISHQALSERLRRATGALIEDALLVGAVQAKQNES